A genomic stretch from Oscarella lobularis chromosome 11, ooOscLobu1.1, whole genome shotgun sequence includes:
- the LOC136193227 gene encoding ral GTPase-activating protein subunit beta-like isoform X2 — protein sequence MYANWISYVESLNSDTSLPTTVLDRFDQATSTGVVLSVVKSLNASQGAALRLDEPKDVEWTMEVVGFGLALPLEEDETLQACIDVYKDWLAPLYDASASASSRVPAPVRADPEPYARTIIRQYASVFKSRPGHVGVRHHVAICRRVLAIVHRLACDPMAASRLGRQTWEVLFDFVLGVSHRVLAPPVKAGGFAEHLADRLLGTLFDIYLRACDYYFPSPPYWRTLRDVCITWRHHHQVVDQWSDTVLRLTLRVIRLLYGPAYGAALRLVYVTEDEDVRTSTSLMPDDAVVQCWFRMLHALGNLVDLSRKETIGGTPAFIEEAQRGSSLSLGDHVCLRQLPRIFFKAMKGLAANVDAFLTVGTTDEVVVPGDATTASPTSRHTPGLPTQTKTKSAASPGIAAAAAVGLSRPDGNSLLHLFGHWLFEATIPSVPGLQDAAAAAAGGDGGPSAAASAAGKGGVRRSSSDITSFIVQDRRSSGSIEFIGKIDDVASSSTFEAGRAEAFGALCRIFCKQKCAAPFNQVYLARFYYAIAFGLQYDREKCTGQVLTSILINSRSLFRNDLMGVHVLLPHFIKALEIILPVKKHEFRFQLCTHELRESCVEILLSILCLPLHFKNVPIQDIACGVQANDESVDETFHSFSSKTSTFLSFHHRLAALLFSALKVEQDSRNRQSLLAGLHVLVRDTVETEHPDHILTSLSPPTSPLTLADVATSASPPPALGLNFEPARRLDQSMAARLSRSVGDDAASSLDNTTPRTRARLRGHVTKSGSWDGAELVVRTCREASQRFLQPRMEKHVTLSVLELLGDLANLNVPTVDPGEWSFTVKWLCDYISTLVGQESRYHSRDLHSTIVTAYQCLQEWILAQNRLLFEEETLRHVLEVVELGISGSKSEALGTSTDGDSANVTIRQLKDQKARHPVSIRVMEAAEVLLTCIIEHLGSFPSPCGPASVSSQLNEDELLNLATARNKDAAAAVFRYFVLDSNTVFAILEHAVDEESDAFLPTVSLILRSPNGKRCWTVQLRHWPRNAGSQAEAHLIPVKRPEPKPDEQVKPLPVLPYWPKAADEVPIIKADYSIPPLDDILDAKGKEEQSRLHDAVLKAAETERIAAGKFDVEQRESSIPRRTESVKPEVCTSFQTTRIFLSQLGILSLESLQAVPTQERPSLVTLGTSNPTLSTALRELDDIPTRSTETVYVLYVKAGQTTLSEMFQNKGTLRSPGHFHEFLLSLGWPVDLSTHLGWKGPFSSSRFKFCKLNPTPYYANVAMEMLFVVPSLQSQAPLLFDQTSSAVATPPPSLARSTTSQDGESLGRSLGVEQTRRSTASAPTSPIGDIGTAGVTFPSRPQTLASTLETTPGRVGRKAAGRTVPSATISDLGLAIVWLERFEDHETFPLEKLSHAIQALNMCASESGTTGGGGHALKPKADCAVVFVHPLKTGLYRILTACTSEKWVFAGPLLDGMVVSRRVLGLLARQTMINSSRRQQLEMDSFTTPHILRKRKIEEITSQHEQKLSIPAFMESLFNPAYKQP from the exons ATGTACGCCAACTGGATATCGTACGTGGAGTCGCTAAATAGCGATACGAGTCTCCCGACGACGGTgctcgatcgcttcgaccaaGCGACGAGCACGGGAGTCGTCCTGTCTGTTGTCAAATCGCTGAACGCGTCGCAAGGCGCCGCTCTGCGTCTCGACGAaccgaaagacgtcgaatggACGATGGAAGTCGTCGGATTCGGTCTCGCCTTGCCGCTCGAAGAGGACGAAACGCTTCAGGCGTGCATCGACGTCTACAAGGACTGGCTAGCGCCTCTCTACgacgcgtcggcgtcggcgtcgtcacgCGTGCCGGCTCCCGTACGAGCCGATCCCGAACCGTACGCGCGCACGATCATACGCCAGTACGCGTCCGTCTTCAAGTCCCGTCCCGGTCACGTGGGCGTACGACATCACGTCGCGATATGTCGTCGAGTATTGGCAATAGTTCACCGACTCGCCTGCGACCCCATGGCGGCGTCGCGACTCGGTCGGCAAACGTGGGAAGTTTTATTTGACTTCGTTCTCGGCGTGAGCCATCGAGTGCTCGCACCGCCCGTCAAGGCGGGCGGCTTTGCTGAACATCTCGCCGATCGACTTCTTGGGACCCTATTCGACATCTATCTGCGCGCGTGCGACTACTattttccgtcgccgccgtatTGGCGGACGCTGCGCGACGTGTGCATTACGTGGCGGCACCATCATCAG GTTGTCGATCAGTGGAGCGACACCGTGCTTCGACTCACGCTGCGCGTGATACGACTTCTCTACGGGCCAGCGTACGGAGCCGCGCTTCGACTCGTCTATGTCACCGAAGATGAGGACGTTCGAACGTCAACCAGCTTGATGCcggacgacgccgtcgttcagTGCTGGTTTCGCATGCTCCACGCGCTCGGCAATCTCGTCGACTTGTCGCGAAAGGAGACGATTGGCGGCACGCCGGCGTTCATCGAAGAGGCGCAGCGCGGCAGCTCGCTCTCGCTCGGCGATCACGTCTGTCTTCGTCAATTGccgcgaatttttttcaaagcgaTGAAAGGCTTGgcggcgaacgtcgacgcttttcttACCGTCGGCACGACGGACGAGGTTGTCGTGcccggcgacgcgacgactgcgtcgccgacgtcgcgtcaTACGCCCGGTCTTCCGAcgcaaacgaaaacgaaaagtgCTGCGTCGCCcggaatcgccgccgccgccgccgtcggtcTTTCTCGACCTGACGGAAATAGTCTATTGCACTTGTTCGGTCATTGGCTATTCGAAGCAACCATACCGAGCGTTCCCGGTCTGCaggacgccgccgccgccgccgccggtggGGATGGGGGTCCAAGTGCCGCCGCCTCTGCTGCCGGCAAAGGAGGCGTTCGCCGTTCCAGCTCCGATATCACGTCGTTTATCGTTCAAGATCGACGCAGTAGCGGAAGCATTGAATTCATcggaaaaatcgacgacgtcgcgtcgagtTCGACGTTTGAAGCGGGCCGAGCCGAAGCGTTTGGAGCTCTGTGTCGAATATTTTGCAAGCAAAAGTGCGCCGCACCTTTCAATCAAGTCTATCTCGCGCGATTCTATTACGCTATCGCTTTTGGCCTTCAATACGATCGA GAGAAGTGCACGGGGCAAGTGTTGACCAGCATATTGATCAATTCGCGTTCGCTGTTTCGTAACGATCTAATGGGCGTTCACGTCCTGCTTCCTCACTTTATCAAGGCTCTCGAAATCATCTTGCCGGTGAAAAAACACGAGTTTCG ATTTCAATTGTGCACGCACGAACTGAGAGAATCGTGCGTGGAAATTCTTCTCTCAATCTTGTGCCTGCCGCTCCACTTCAAAAACGTTCCTATTCAGG ATATCGCGTGCGGCGTGCAAGCGAATgacgagagcgtcgacgaaacgtttcacagtttctcgtcgaagacgagcaCGTTTCTCTCCTTTCATCATCGTCTCGCCGCTCTCCTATTCAGCGCGCTCAAAGTCGAGCAGGACTCGCGCAATCGTCAAAGTCTACTCGCCGGTCTTCACGTTCTCGTTCGCGACACGGTCGAGACGGAGCATCCGGATCACATTCTgacgtcgctgtcgccgccgacgtcgccgctcacGCTCGCCGACGtagcgacgtcggcgtcgccgccgccggcgttgGGATTGAATTTCGAACCCGCGCGTCGACTCGACCAGTCCATGGCCGCGCGACTCAGTCGCTCCGTCGGAGAcgacgccgcgtcgtcgttggacaACACTACGCCGCGCACTCGGGCTCGTCTACGCGGACACGTTACGAAGAGCGGTAGTTGGG ATGGAGCCGAgctcgtcgttcgaacgTGTCGCGAAGCGTCGCAGCGTTTCCTTCAGCCGCGAATGGAAAAACACGTTACTTTGTCTGTGCTGGAATTGCTCGGCGATTTGGCGAATTTGAACGTTCCGACTGTCG ATCCTGGCGAATGGTCGTTCACCGTCAAGTGGCTGTGCGACTATATATCGACTCTCGTTGGTCAGGAGAGCCGATATCATTCGAGAGATCTTCATTCGACGATAGTCACGGCCTACCAGTGTCTTCAAGAGTGGATTCTCGCTCaaaatcgacttcttttcgAAGAG GAAACTCTGCGCCACGTTTTAGAAGTCGTGGAGCTGGGCATATCTGGCTCAAAATCCGAG GCGCTCGGCACTTCAACGGATGGAGATTCCGCCAACGTCACCATCAGACAGCTCAAAG ATCAAAAGGCTCGACATCCTGTGTCAATCAGAGTCATGGAAGCAGCCGAAGTTCTCCTCACTTGCATCATAGAGCATTTG GGCTCGTTTCCCTCGCCGTGCGGACCCGCCTCCGTGTCCAGTCAACTTAACGAAGACGAACTGTTGAATTTGGCGACGGCTCGGAACAAGGATGCCGCG GCTGCTGTATTCCGTTACTTCGTTCTCGACAGCAACACCGTTTTCGCTATATTGGAACATGCTGTCGACGAGGAGAGTGACG CTTTCCTTCCAACTGTGTCTCTCATTCTACGCAGTCCCAACGGAAAACGCTGCTGGACCGTTCAACTGCGACACTGGCCAAGAAATGCCGGA TCGCAAGCCGAGGCACACTTGATCCCGGTGAAACGGCCGGAACCGAAGCCCGACGAGCAAGTCAAGCCGCTTCCTGTTCTACCCTATTGGCCCAAAGCCGCCGACGAAGTTCCAATAATAAAGGC TGACTATAGCATCCCTCCACTTGACGACATCCTCGACGCCAAGGGGAAAGAAGAACAGTCGAGACTTCACGATGCCGTTCTCAAGGCG GCCGAGACAGAAAGGATTGCCGCAGGGAAGTTTGACGTCGAGCAAAGAGAGTCGAGCATACCACGCCGCACTGAAAGCGTCAAGCCAGA AGTTTGCACTTCATTTCAGACCACCCGCATATTCTTATCTCAGCTCGGCATCTTGTCGTTGGAAAGTCTTCAG GCGGTTCCGACCCAAGAGCGCCCGTCGTTAGTGACGCTCGGCACGAGCAATCCGACGCTGTCGACGGCACTGCGCGAGCTGGACGACATTCCGACTCGCTCCACGGAAACGGTCTACGTTCTCTACGTCAAAGCCGGTCAGACGACGTTATCCGAAATGTTCCAAAACAAG GGCACGCTTCGTTCCCCGGGTCATTTTCACGAATTTCTCCTCTCGCTCGGCTGGCCCGTCGACCTGTCGACCCATCTCGGCTGGAAGGGtcccttctcgtcgtctcgttttaAATTCTGCAAGCTCAATCCGACGCCCTACTACGCCAATGTCGCCATGGAAATGCTTTTCGTCGTGCCGTCGCTTCAATCGCAGGCGCCCCTCTTATTCGACCAGACGTCGTCGGCCGTCGCCACACCTCCCCCGTCGTTAGcccgatcgacgacgtcgcaggACGGCGAAAGTCTCGGCCGAAGTCTCGGCGTCGAACAGACGCGAcggtcgacggcgtcggcacCGACGAGTCCGATCGGCGACATCGGCACCGCCGGCGTCACTTTTCCGTCTCGTCCGCAAACGTTGgcgtcgacgctcgaaacgacgccgggACGCGTCGGTCGCAAGGCGGCCGGACGAACGGTTCCGTCCGCCACTATATCTGATCTCGGCTTGGCCATCGTCTGGCTTGAACGATTCGAAGATCACGAAACGTTTCCGCTGGAGAAACTGAGTCACGCGATTCAGGCTCTAAACATGTGCGCAAGCGAGAGCGGCACcaccggcggcggtggaCACGCGCTGAAACCGAAGGCAGATTGCGCCGTCGTGTTCGTTCATCCGCTTAAAACTGGGCTGTATCGCATATTGACCGCGTGCACTTCGGAGAA gtgggTATTCGCCGGGCCCCTGCTTGACGGAATGGTGGTGAGTCGTCGAGTTCTTGGTCTTCTCGCAAGGCAGACCATGATCAattcgagtcgacgtcaGCAGCTGGAAATGGACAG TTTTACCACGCCGCACATTCTCCGCAAACGAAAGATTGAAGAGATCACGAGCCAGCACGAACAGAAGCTGTCCATTCCGGCCTTCATGGAAAGTCTTTTCAACCCGGCGTACAAGCAGCCGTGA
- the LOC136193227 gene encoding ral GTPase-activating protein subunit beta-like isoform X1: MYANWISYVESLNSDTSLPTTVLDRFDQATSTGVVLSVVKSLNASQGAALRLDEPKDVEWTMEVVGFGLALPLEEDETLQACIDVYKDWLAPLYDASASASSRVPAPVRADPEPYARTIIRQYASVFKSRPGHVGVRHHVAICRRVLAIVHRLACDPMAASRLGRQTWEVLFDFVLGVSHRVLAPPVKAGGFAEHLADRLLGTLFDIYLRACDYYFPSPPYWRTLRDVCITWRHHHQVVDQWSDTVLRLTLRVIRLLYGPAYGAALRLVYVTEDEDVRTSTSLMPDDAVVQCWFRMLHALGNLVDLSRKETIGGTPAFIEEAQRGSSLSLGDHVCLRQLPRIFFKAMKGLAANVDAFLTVGTTDEVVVPGDATTASPTSRHTPGLPTQTKTKSAASPGIAAAAAVGLSRPDGNSLLHLFGHWLFEATIPSVPGLQDAAAAAAGGDGGPSAAASAAGKGGVRRSSSDITSFIVQDRRSSGSIEFIGKIDDVASSSTFEAGRAEAFGALCRIFCKQKCAAPFNQVYLARFYYAIAFGLQYDREKCTGQVLTSILINSRSLFRNDLMGVHVLLPHFIKALEIILPVKKHEFRFQLCTHELRESCVEILLSILCLPLHFKNVPIQDIACGVQANDESVDETFHSFSSKTSTFLSFHHRLAALLFSALKVEQDSRNRQSLLAGLHVLVRDTVETEHPDHILTSLSPPTSPLTLADVATSASPPPALGLNFEPARRLDQSMAARLSRSVGDDAASSLDNTTPRTRARLRGHVTKSGSWDGAELVVRTCREASQRFLQPRMEKHVTLSVLELLGDLANLNVPTVDPGEWSFTVKWLCDYISTLVGQESRYHSRDLHSTIVTAYQCLQEWILAQNRLLFEEETLRHVLEVVELGISGSKSEALGTSTDGDSANVTIRQLKGMLSLSLEKRFLGMRASTAKNAHVDQKARHPVSIRVMEAAEVLLTCIIEHLGSFPSPCGPASVSSQLNEDELLNLATARNKDAAAAVFRYFVLDSNTVFAILEHAVDEESDAFLPTVSLILRSPNGKRCWTVQLRHWPRNAGSQAEAHLIPVKRPEPKPDEQVKPLPVLPYWPKAADEVPIIKADYSIPPLDDILDAKGKEEQSRLHDAVLKAAETERIAAGKFDVEQRESSIPRRTESVKPEVCTSFQTTRIFLSQLGILSLESLQAVPTQERPSLVTLGTSNPTLSTALRELDDIPTRSTETVYVLYVKAGQTTLSEMFQNKGTLRSPGHFHEFLLSLGWPVDLSTHLGWKGPFSSSRFKFCKLNPTPYYANVAMEMLFVVPSLQSQAPLLFDQTSSAVATPPPSLARSTTSQDGESLGRSLGVEQTRRSTASAPTSPIGDIGTAGVTFPSRPQTLASTLETTPGRVGRKAAGRTVPSATISDLGLAIVWLERFEDHETFPLEKLSHAIQALNMCASESGTTGGGGHALKPKADCAVVFVHPLKTGLYRILTACTSEKWVFAGPLLDGMVVSRRVLGLLARQTMINSSRRQQLEMDSFTTPHILRKRKIEEITSQHEQKLSIPAFMESLFNPAYKQP, translated from the exons ATGTACGCCAACTGGATATCGTACGTGGAGTCGCTAAATAGCGATACGAGTCTCCCGACGACGGTgctcgatcgcttcgaccaaGCGACGAGCACGGGAGTCGTCCTGTCTGTTGTCAAATCGCTGAACGCGTCGCAAGGCGCCGCTCTGCGTCTCGACGAaccgaaagacgtcgaatggACGATGGAAGTCGTCGGATTCGGTCTCGCCTTGCCGCTCGAAGAGGACGAAACGCTTCAGGCGTGCATCGACGTCTACAAGGACTGGCTAGCGCCTCTCTACgacgcgtcggcgtcggcgtcgtcacgCGTGCCGGCTCCCGTACGAGCCGATCCCGAACCGTACGCGCGCACGATCATACGCCAGTACGCGTCCGTCTTCAAGTCCCGTCCCGGTCACGTGGGCGTACGACATCACGTCGCGATATGTCGTCGAGTATTGGCAATAGTTCACCGACTCGCCTGCGACCCCATGGCGGCGTCGCGACTCGGTCGGCAAACGTGGGAAGTTTTATTTGACTTCGTTCTCGGCGTGAGCCATCGAGTGCTCGCACCGCCCGTCAAGGCGGGCGGCTTTGCTGAACATCTCGCCGATCGACTTCTTGGGACCCTATTCGACATCTATCTGCGCGCGTGCGACTACTattttccgtcgccgccgtatTGGCGGACGCTGCGCGACGTGTGCATTACGTGGCGGCACCATCATCAG GTTGTCGATCAGTGGAGCGACACCGTGCTTCGACTCACGCTGCGCGTGATACGACTTCTCTACGGGCCAGCGTACGGAGCCGCGCTTCGACTCGTCTATGTCACCGAAGATGAGGACGTTCGAACGTCAACCAGCTTGATGCcggacgacgccgtcgttcagTGCTGGTTTCGCATGCTCCACGCGCTCGGCAATCTCGTCGACTTGTCGCGAAAGGAGACGATTGGCGGCACGCCGGCGTTCATCGAAGAGGCGCAGCGCGGCAGCTCGCTCTCGCTCGGCGATCACGTCTGTCTTCGTCAATTGccgcgaatttttttcaaagcgaTGAAAGGCTTGgcggcgaacgtcgacgcttttcttACCGTCGGCACGACGGACGAGGTTGTCGTGcccggcgacgcgacgactgcgtcgccgacgtcgcgtcaTACGCCCGGTCTTCCGAcgcaaacgaaaacgaaaagtgCTGCGTCGCCcggaatcgccgccgccgccgccgtcggtcTTTCTCGACCTGACGGAAATAGTCTATTGCACTTGTTCGGTCATTGGCTATTCGAAGCAACCATACCGAGCGTTCCCGGTCTGCaggacgccgccgccgccgccgccggtggGGATGGGGGTCCAAGTGCCGCCGCCTCTGCTGCCGGCAAAGGAGGCGTTCGCCGTTCCAGCTCCGATATCACGTCGTTTATCGTTCAAGATCGACGCAGTAGCGGAAGCATTGAATTCATcggaaaaatcgacgacgtcgcgtcgagtTCGACGTTTGAAGCGGGCCGAGCCGAAGCGTTTGGAGCTCTGTGTCGAATATTTTGCAAGCAAAAGTGCGCCGCACCTTTCAATCAAGTCTATCTCGCGCGATTCTATTACGCTATCGCTTTTGGCCTTCAATACGATCGA GAGAAGTGCACGGGGCAAGTGTTGACCAGCATATTGATCAATTCGCGTTCGCTGTTTCGTAACGATCTAATGGGCGTTCACGTCCTGCTTCCTCACTTTATCAAGGCTCTCGAAATCATCTTGCCGGTGAAAAAACACGAGTTTCG ATTTCAATTGTGCACGCACGAACTGAGAGAATCGTGCGTGGAAATTCTTCTCTCAATCTTGTGCCTGCCGCTCCACTTCAAAAACGTTCCTATTCAGG ATATCGCGTGCGGCGTGCAAGCGAATgacgagagcgtcgacgaaacgtttcacagtttctcgtcgaagacgagcaCGTTTCTCTCCTTTCATCATCGTCTCGCCGCTCTCCTATTCAGCGCGCTCAAAGTCGAGCAGGACTCGCGCAATCGTCAAAGTCTACTCGCCGGTCTTCACGTTCTCGTTCGCGACACGGTCGAGACGGAGCATCCGGATCACATTCTgacgtcgctgtcgccgccgacgtcgccgctcacGCTCGCCGACGtagcgacgtcggcgtcgccgccgccggcgttgGGATTGAATTTCGAACCCGCGCGTCGACTCGACCAGTCCATGGCCGCGCGACTCAGTCGCTCCGTCGGAGAcgacgccgcgtcgtcgttggacaACACTACGCCGCGCACTCGGGCTCGTCTACGCGGACACGTTACGAAGAGCGGTAGTTGGG ATGGAGCCGAgctcgtcgttcgaacgTGTCGCGAAGCGTCGCAGCGTTTCCTTCAGCCGCGAATGGAAAAACACGTTACTTTGTCTGTGCTGGAATTGCTCGGCGATTTGGCGAATTTGAACGTTCCGACTGTCG ATCCTGGCGAATGGTCGTTCACCGTCAAGTGGCTGTGCGACTATATATCGACTCTCGTTGGTCAGGAGAGCCGATATCATTCGAGAGATCTTCATTCGACGATAGTCACGGCCTACCAGTGTCTTCAAGAGTGGATTCTCGCTCaaaatcgacttcttttcgAAGAG GAAACTCTGCGCCACGTTTTAGAAGTCGTGGAGCTGGGCATATCTGGCTCAAAATCCGAG GCGCTCGGCACTTCAACGGATGGAGATTCCGCCAACGTCACCATCAGACAGCTCAAAGGTATGCTATCGCTATCGttagaaaaacgttttttagGGATGAGGGCATCAACCGCGAAAAACGCTCATGTAGATCAAAAGGCTCGACATCCTGTGTCAATCAGAGTCATGGAAGCAGCCGAAGTTCTCCTCACTTGCATCATAGAGCATTTG GGCTCGTTTCCCTCGCCGTGCGGACCCGCCTCCGTGTCCAGTCAACTTAACGAAGACGAACTGTTGAATTTGGCGACGGCTCGGAACAAGGATGCCGCG GCTGCTGTATTCCGTTACTTCGTTCTCGACAGCAACACCGTTTTCGCTATATTGGAACATGCTGTCGACGAGGAGAGTGACG CTTTCCTTCCAACTGTGTCTCTCATTCTACGCAGTCCCAACGGAAAACGCTGCTGGACCGTTCAACTGCGACACTGGCCAAGAAATGCCGGA TCGCAAGCCGAGGCACACTTGATCCCGGTGAAACGGCCGGAACCGAAGCCCGACGAGCAAGTCAAGCCGCTTCCTGTTCTACCCTATTGGCCCAAAGCCGCCGACGAAGTTCCAATAATAAAGGC TGACTATAGCATCCCTCCACTTGACGACATCCTCGACGCCAAGGGGAAAGAAGAACAGTCGAGACTTCACGATGCCGTTCTCAAGGCG GCCGAGACAGAAAGGATTGCCGCAGGGAAGTTTGACGTCGAGCAAAGAGAGTCGAGCATACCACGCCGCACTGAAAGCGTCAAGCCAGA AGTTTGCACTTCATTTCAGACCACCCGCATATTCTTATCTCAGCTCGGCATCTTGTCGTTGGAAAGTCTTCAG GCGGTTCCGACCCAAGAGCGCCCGTCGTTAGTGACGCTCGGCACGAGCAATCCGACGCTGTCGACGGCACTGCGCGAGCTGGACGACATTCCGACTCGCTCCACGGAAACGGTCTACGTTCTCTACGTCAAAGCCGGTCAGACGACGTTATCCGAAATGTTCCAAAACAAG GGCACGCTTCGTTCCCCGGGTCATTTTCACGAATTTCTCCTCTCGCTCGGCTGGCCCGTCGACCTGTCGACCCATCTCGGCTGGAAGGGtcccttctcgtcgtctcgttttaAATTCTGCAAGCTCAATCCGACGCCCTACTACGCCAATGTCGCCATGGAAATGCTTTTCGTCGTGCCGTCGCTTCAATCGCAGGCGCCCCTCTTATTCGACCAGACGTCGTCGGCCGTCGCCACACCTCCCCCGTCGTTAGcccgatcgacgacgtcgcaggACGGCGAAAGTCTCGGCCGAAGTCTCGGCGTCGAACAGACGCGAcggtcgacggcgtcggcacCGACGAGTCCGATCGGCGACATCGGCACCGCCGGCGTCACTTTTCCGTCTCGTCCGCAAACGTTGgcgtcgacgctcgaaacgacgccgggACGCGTCGGTCGCAAGGCGGCCGGACGAACGGTTCCGTCCGCCACTATATCTGATCTCGGCTTGGCCATCGTCTGGCTTGAACGATTCGAAGATCACGAAACGTTTCCGCTGGAGAAACTGAGTCACGCGATTCAGGCTCTAAACATGTGCGCAAGCGAGAGCGGCACcaccggcggcggtggaCACGCGCTGAAACCGAAGGCAGATTGCGCCGTCGTGTTCGTTCATCCGCTTAAAACTGGGCTGTATCGCATATTGACCGCGTGCACTTCGGAGAA gtgggTATTCGCCGGGCCCCTGCTTGACGGAATGGTGGTGAGTCGTCGAGTTCTTGGTCTTCTCGCAAGGCAGACCATGATCAattcgagtcgacgtcaGCAGCTGGAAATGGACAG TTTTACCACGCCGCACATTCTCCGCAAACGAAAGATTGAAGAGATCACGAGCCAGCACGAACAGAAGCTGTCCATTCCGGCCTTCATGGAAAGTCTTTTCAACCCGGCGTACAAGCAGCCGTGA
- the LOC136192848 gene encoding pituitary-specific positive transcription factor 1-like, with protein sequence MSSTHAGYASTTFHNQHHHTSPVDTGTTSSGGGNDHQWKVPPPSYGTTASVIQEPFNSIQVQQFQRAFSPYALSSDPNVRRTYGSYEQDALSAFNDASSSSFYEPSSFAGSHHAVAAAAAAVTAGLAGNHHHHHQASSIYFPSMGSDATRGVSSAAVAGAGPFGTGQLMNCDRPDQLKELERFATDFKTRRQKLGFTQTHVGQALATVQGTDFSQTTICRFENLQLSYKNACKLKPILEKWLDDAERKQEGEDLKEGIDAADQRRRKRRTTISIPGKEALEQHFLRQQKPSPKEITKIANYLQLEKEVVRVWFCNRRQREKRIRKTLYWGRNHGVVDCQY encoded by the coding sequence ATGAGTTCCACACACGCGGGATACGCATCGACGACTTTTCACAATCAGCACCATCACACGTCGCCCGTCGACACTGGCACTACTTCTAGTGGCGGAGGAAACGATCACCAGTGGAAAGTTCCACCACCAAGCTATGGCACTACGGCTTCAGTGATTCAAGAACCATTCAATTCCATTCAAGTGCAGCAGTTTCAGCGGGCATTTTCTCCCTATGCGCTATCGTCGGATCCCAACGTTCGGCGAACGTACGGATCGTACGAACAAGACGCGTTATCGGCTTTCAATgacgcgtcttcgtcgtccttctACGAACCGTCATCGTTCGCTGGAAGCCACCATGCGGTCGCTGCAGCCGCCGCGGCTGTCACCGCTGGACTAGCAGGAAATCATCACCACCATCATCAGGCGAGTTCGATTTACTTCCCTAGCATGGGAAGTGACGCAACGAGGGGGGTATCTTCTGCTGCCGTCGCTGGCGCCGGACCGTTTGGCACCGGTCAACTGATGAACTGCGATCGACCCGATCAGTTGAAGGAATTGGAGCGGTTTGCAACCGATTTCAAAACGCGACGACAAAAACTCGGCTTTACGCAGACGCACGTCGGCCAGGCGCTGGCAACCGTACAAGGCACCGACTTTAGCCAGACGACGATCTGCCGATTCGAGAATCTTCAACTGAGCTACAAAAACGCGTGCAAACTCAAACCGATACTCGAAAAGTggctcgacgacgccgagcgaAAACAAGAGGGAGAGGATCTCAAAGAGGGTATCGATGCCGCCGATCAGAGACGAAGGAAGCGTCGAACGACAATCAGTATTCCGGGAAAAGAAGCTCTGGAACAGCACTTTCTGCGACAGCAGAAGCCATCGCCGAAAGAAATAACAAAGATTGCCAATTATCTACAGCTGGAAAAGGAGGTCGTTCGCGTTTGGTTCTGCAATCGACGGCAGCGGGAAAAGCGGATACGGAAAACGCTCTATTGGGGCCGAAATCACGGAGTGGTCGACTGTCAGTATTAG
- the LOC136192849 gene encoding ATP synthase subunit O, mitochondrial-like: MTFAWGRITAKSKNRSATCLFQTKNQMTLLRMRFAFIMATMRLARRSFSLTSVSSDVVKAPIQVFGIEGRYAHATYSAAARNKKLEEVEKELQSLKTLIGAHPDVSQYLKNPVIKKIEKQATLQELLKAEKCSSITVNLFGCLAENNRLSKAIGVIGAYEKLMSAHRGEVECTVTSAKSLTSDNLKSLQESLRGFIEKGQTLKMNTKTDPSLIGGMIVEIGDKRIDMSIFSKIKQLTGLLREAI, from the exons ATGACATTCGCCTGGGGTCGTATAACTGCGAAATCTAAGAATCGATCTGCTACGTGCTTGTTTCAAACAAAAA ATCAAATGACATTattgcgcatgcgctttgCTTTCATCATGGCGACGATGAGACTG GCGCGAAGAAGTTTTAGTCTAACGTCTGTTTCTTCGGACGTCGTAAAG GCACCTATCCAAGTCTTTGGAATCGAAGGTCGCTACGCGCATGCCACCTATTCCGCTGCCGCTCGCAATAAGAAGCTCGAGGAAGTAGAAAAGGAACTACAAAGCCTAAAG ACCTTGATTGGAGCTCATCCAGATGTCTCTCAATATCTGAAGAATCCCGTAATAAAGAAGATAGAAAAGCAAG CCACATTGCAGGAGTTGTTGAAAGCTGAAAAGTGCTCTTCTATTACTGTCAATCTTTTTG GATGCTTAGCCGAAAACAACAGACTTTCCAAAGCGATCGGAGTCATTGGGGCTTACGAGAAGCTGATGAGCGCGCATCGCGGAGAAGTCGAATGCACAGTGACAAGTGCAAAG AGTCTGACAAGTGACAATCTCAAGTCACTTCAAGAATCCCTGCGCGGTTTTATAGAAAAAGGGCAGACTCTCAAGATGAATACCAAG ACCGACCCAAGTCTTATTGGAGGCATGATCGTCGAGATAGGTGACAAGCGAATCGATATGTCCATATTCTCAAAGATCAAGCAGCTCACTGGACTTCTTCGCGAGGCCATATAG